One genomic window of Candidatus Pseudobacter hemicellulosilyticus includes the following:
- a CDS encoding RagB/SusD family nutrient uptake outer membrane protein, with protein sequence MKKTFQLIILAGALLMTGCKKYLDQVPDDRITIEQVFKKKANSEEYLANVYSHVPDESDQWAITPWGTNSDEMEATWTKYDTYQLNIGNISAGNALFDNWGYFYKGIRSATYFINHIDGNTEILAMDGQGLIDQYKAEARFLRAYFYFLLMRQYGPVALLPETEVAADASGAAIQFPRRPFDECVNYVVSELDKAAAVLPLVPSSYGQPSDLESGRITVGIAKAVKARLLLYAASPLYNGNTEMASLKNQDGTQLFNQQYDAQKWKRAADASKEIIDMGLYSLYKDASNDPIKSYQGVFLQSWNSEQIFNRKSNGLGNWDVHCMPRQAGGWNGICITQEQVDAYFMSDGKLIANSALYKESGFTTVNGVSVSNMYVSREPRFYASVTYHNSMFQGGKMTKSEAISFFVNGPNGKNGHATDWSKTGYLIRKNVAPQTNAGSGGNGNKVARPICLYRLAEVYLNYAEALNETDPTNPDIAHYLNLIRSRSGVPEYGSADLPVPASQEAMRNAIRAERRVELAFETHRWFDIRRWKIASQVMGSMHGMDINKNDNSFFTRVVISEHKFRAPASYWFPISQYDMDRSRLVVQNLGW encoded by the coding sequence ATGAAAAAGACTTTTCAGCTCATAATACTTGCAGGCGCCCTGCTGATGACGGGATGTAAGAAATATCTTGACCAGGTCCCGGACGACCGGATCACCATAGAGCAGGTATTCAAGAAAAAAGCCAATTCGGAAGAATATCTTGCCAACGTATACAGCCATGTTCCGGATGAAAGCGATCAGTGGGCCATTACTCCTTGGGGCACCAATTCGGATGAAATGGAAGCTACCTGGACCAAATATGATACCTACCAGCTGAACATCGGTAATATCAGTGCGGGTAATGCACTTTTCGATAACTGGGGCTATTTCTATAAAGGCATCCGCAGCGCCACCTATTTCATCAATCATATTGATGGCAATACAGAGATCCTGGCTATGGACGGCCAGGGCCTGATTGATCAGTATAAAGCGGAAGCCCGCTTCCTGCGCGCCTATTTTTACTTTTTACTGATGCGTCAGTATGGACCCGTGGCCCTGCTGCCTGAAACCGAAGTGGCGGCTGATGCTTCCGGTGCTGCTATCCAGTTTCCCCGCCGTCCTTTTGATGAATGCGTAAATTATGTGGTGAGCGAACTGGATAAAGCTGCCGCTGTTCTGCCCCTGGTGCCCAGCAGCTACGGACAGCCCAGCGACCTGGAGAGTGGCCGCATTACAGTAGGCATAGCCAAAGCCGTTAAAGCCCGCTTGTTATTGTATGCAGCCAGCCCGCTGTACAATGGAAATACAGAAATGGCCAGCCTGAAAAACCAGGATGGTACGCAACTGTTCAACCAGCAGTACGATGCCCAGAAATGGAAGAGGGCCGCTGATGCCTCCAAAGAGATCATTGACATGGGTCTGTATTCCCTGTATAAAGACGCCAGTAATGACCCGATAAAATCCTACCAGGGTGTTTTCCTGCAATCCTGGAACAGCGAGCAGATCTTCAACCGTAAAAGTAACGGCCTGGGTAACTGGGATGTTCACTGCATGCCGAGGCAGGCCGGTGGCTGGAATGGTATATGTATTACGCAGGAGCAGGTGGATGCTTATTTCATGAGCGATGGTAAGTTGATTGCCAATTCAGCCTTGTACAAGGAGTCTGGCTTCACTACTGTTAACGGTGTTTCTGTCTCCAATATGTATGTAAGCCGGGAGCCAAGGTTCTATGCTTCCGTTACCTACCACAATTCAATGTTCCAGGGCGGTAAAATGACAAAGTCCGAGGCTATCAGCTTTTTTGTGAATGGCCCCAACGGTAAAAATGGTCATGCCACTGACTGGAGTAAGACCGGTTACCTGATCCGTAAGAACGTTGCTCCGCAAACCAATGCAGGCAGCGGGGGCAATGGTAATAAAGTAGCACGCCCCATCTGCTTATACAGGCTGGCTGAAGTGTACCTCAACTACGCTGAGGCGCTGAATGAAACAGATCCTACCAATCCAGATATCGCTCATTACCTCAACCTGATCCGCAGCCGTTCCGGTGTTCCGGAGTATGGTAGTGCTGATCTGCCGGTTCCCGCCAGCCAGGAGGCTATGCGGAATGCTATCCGGGCAGAGCGGAGGGTTGAGCTGGCGTTTGAAACACATCGCTGGTTCGATATCAGGCGCTGGAAGATCGCTTCCCAGGTGATGGGTTCCATGCACGGTATGGATATCAATAAGAATGACAACAGCTTCTTCACCAGGGTAGTGATTTCTGAGCATAAATTCCGCGCTCCCGCCTCTTACTGGTTCCCTATCAGCCAGTATGATATGGACCGTTCCAGGCTGGTGGTGCAGAACCTTGGCTGGTAA
- a CDS encoding transposase, translating into MNGKLLQQQYKHHISGYKDWDQKEHASEWMLFEENMGTHLSIDETALSNDELYTIVTNKAAKGRKGALVAMVRGTLADRVEEVLSRLSLKLRKRVQEVTLDMAANMNLIVKRCFPFAHRVIDRFHIQQLAGEAVQEIRIKYRWQAIDEENEQIALSRKAKQTYVQQLLSNGDSPKQLLARSRYLLFKQKIRWTPSQKQRAALLFELYPRVKQAYDLSIKLADIFRQCKCKEEAFKRLALWHNEVETAGIESFRTVSRSIETHYLAILNFFNNRSTNASAESFNAKIKAFRASARGVRDIKFFLFRLSKLYA; encoded by the coding sequence ATGAATGGTAAACTTCTGCAGCAGCAGTATAAGCATCACATCAGCGGCTACAAAGACTGGGATCAAAAGGAGCATGCTTCAGAGTGGATGCTTTTTGAAGAGAACATGGGTACTCATCTGAGTATCGATGAAACAGCCCTATCCAATGACGAACTATACACTATTGTCACCAACAAAGCAGCTAAAGGCCGCAAGGGCGCGCTGGTAGCAATGGTCAGAGGAACGCTGGCTGACCGGGTGGAAGAAGTCTTATCCCGCCTGAGTTTGAAGCTCAGGAAGCGGGTTCAGGAAGTAACCCTGGATATGGCCGCTAATATGAACCTGATCGTCAAACGGTGCTTCCCTTTTGCACACCGTGTTATTGATCGCTTCCACATACAACAACTGGCCGGAGAAGCAGTGCAAGAGATACGAATAAAGTATCGCTGGCAGGCTATCGACGAAGAGAATGAGCAGATTGCTCTGTCAAGAAAAGCCAAACAGACTTACGTGCAACAGTTATTATCCAATGGCGATTCCCCCAAACAATTACTTGCCCGCAGCCGCTACCTGCTGTTCAAGCAAAAGATCAGGTGGACTCCTTCACAAAAACAAAGGGCAGCACTGCTGTTCGAGTTGTATCCACGAGTGAAGCAGGCTTATGATCTATCCATAAAGCTGGCTGATATCTTCCGTCAATGCAAATGCAAGGAAGAGGCCTTTAAGAGACTGGCGCTCTGGCATAATGAAGTGGAAACGGCAGGAATAGAATCGTTCAGAACGGTATCAAGATCTATTGAGACTCACTACCTGGCAATACTGAACTTCTTCAATAACAGAAGTACCAATGCTTCGGCAGAATCCTTTAATGCGAAAATAAAGGCCTTCAGGGCATCAGCCAGAGGGGTTAGGGACATCAAATTCTTCTTGTTCAGACTGTCTAAACTCTATGCGTAG
- a CDS encoding DUF1801 domain-containing protein → MATKNKTTATTQSAKDFVSKIESDSKRNESLQLIDIFKELSGFDPVMWGPSIIGFGSYHYKYESGREGDAPLTGFSPRKDAFAIYLATDFNKKEELLQQLGKHKTGAGCLYIKKLEDIKLPILKKLITNSIAHVKKLY, encoded by the coding sequence ATGGCAACCAAGAACAAAACAACTGCAACAACCCAAAGCGCAAAAGACTTCGTCAGCAAAATAGAGAGTGACTCAAAGCGCAATGAAAGCCTCCAGCTCATTGACATATTCAAAGAGCTTTCAGGATTTGATCCCGTCATGTGGGGGCCATCTATTATAGGATTTGGCAGCTACCATTATAAATATGAGAGCGGGCGCGAGGGCGATGCACCCCTGACAGGCTTTTCGCCACGAAAAGATGCTTTTGCCATCTACCTGGCTACCGATTTCAATAAAAAAGAAGAATTATTGCAGCAACTGGGCAAACACAAAACAGGAGCCGGATGCCTCTATATAAAAAAGCTGGAAGATATCAAACTGCCTATATTGAAAAAGCTCATTACCAATTCAATAGCCCACGTCAAAAAACTATATTGA
- a CDS encoding glycoside hydrolase family 76 protein produces MKTRLLKLSSIGFLLSFVFIGCSKGKSSDPGTEGPDKGKPEETTAWKNLDKAIALTDKTFEHYFTGDNMSMAVSYNPFTRQRANGLATVWEYTFALETVNAVLQTLNTHKEKGNTAAYNTHYQRYSNLLYKLFDNLDFYEGSYELTTFTQTRSWSIYAVQRATSKGNANVQGRENVYDDQLWLIIELMKSFKLTGDQRFLTKAEYLMQYVLDGWDPSLDASGKEIGGIPWGPGYVTKHSASNGPTISPLVWLHEYYKNKPDEITHRFIKADKSRDAVQMKKSDYYLSFAEKLYAWQKNNMLLTNGVYADMMGGCDDCSVKYETVGGTTYRAHTPLKKADGGENSYNSGTMISAACDLYRVTSKAAYLSDLKTLCTKAYSFFAKPIAGRSGYYEFDDSKGTRVLLWGFMDAYPHNNVTKTYMSPFQVLLDYAYALHLKDGVLPIYLYQGWDDNNKDVNGIYGLSYAAEFALLSKFELDNK; encoded by the coding sequence ATGAAAACCCGTTTATTGAAACTAAGCAGTATTGGCTTCCTGCTCTCATTTGTATTCATTGGCTGCAGTAAAGGAAAATCCAGCGACCCGGGCACTGAAGGTCCCGACAAGGGAAAGCCCGAAGAAACCACCGCCTGGAAAAACCTTGACAAAGCCATTGCTTTAACAGACAAAACTTTCGAGCATTATTTTACGGGCGACAATATGTCCATGGCCGTATCCTACAATCCCTTTACCCGTCAAAGGGCCAACGGCCTGGCTACCGTCTGGGAATATACATTTGCGCTTGAAACTGTGAACGCTGTTTTACAGACGCTGAATACACACAAAGAAAAAGGCAATACCGCGGCCTACAACACGCACTACCAACGCTACTCCAACCTGCTTTATAAGCTGTTCGATAACCTGGACTTTTACGAAGGCAGTTATGAGCTGACCACCTTTACACAGACAAGATCATGGTCAATATATGCTGTACAGCGGGCCACCAGTAAAGGCAATGCCAATGTACAGGGCCGTGAAAATGTATACGACGATCAGTTATGGCTGATCATAGAACTGATGAAATCCTTCAAGCTCACCGGCGATCAGCGCTTTTTAACCAAAGCAGAGTACCTGATGCAATACGTACTGGATGGCTGGGATCCCAGCCTGGATGCATCAGGAAAGGAAATCGGCGGTATTCCCTGGGGACCAGGTTATGTTACCAAACACTCTGCCAGCAACGGTCCCACTATCAGCCCGCTGGTATGGCTGCATGAATACTATAAAAACAAACCAGATGAGATCACCCATCGGTTCATAAAAGCGGATAAATCGCGCGATGCCGTTCAGATGAAAAAAAGTGACTACTATCTTTCTTTTGCCGAGAAGCTGTATGCCTGGCAAAAAAATAATATGCTGTTGACAAACGGCGTGTATGCAGACATGATGGGCGGTTGCGACGATTGTTCTGTCAAATATGAGACGGTGGGAGGCACCACCTACCGTGCGCATACACCATTAAAAAAAGCGGATGGCGGAGAGAATTCCTATAATTCCGGGACAATGATCTCAGCTGCCTGTGACCTGTACAGGGTTACCAGCAAAGCAGCGTACCTGTCGGACCTCAAAACACTTTGCACCAAAGCCTATTCATTTTTCGCAAAACCTATTGCCGGCAGGTCGGGGTATTATGAGTTTGACGACAGCAAAGGCACCCGTGTGCTGCTCTGGGGTTTTATGGATGCCTATCCGCATAATAATGTGACCAAAACCTATATGTCGCCCTTTCAGGTATTACTTGATTACGCCTACGCCCTTCACTTAAAAGATGGCGTGCTGCCCATTTACCTGTATCAAGGATGGGATGATAATAACAAAGATGTGAATGGCATTTATGGATTATCCTATGCGGCGGAGTTTGCGCTGCTCTCCAAATTTGAGCTGGATAATAAATAA
- a CDS encoding Rpn family recombination-promoting nuclease/putative transposase — translation MEQAKKEIFLDPLTDFGFKKIFGDSSHKALLVDLLNALIRPESLIVDIFFRNTEVLGALKTNRKAIFDICATDTQGSVFIIEIQRLKEKYFLDRSLFYASVLIREQEQKGDWNFSLVKTHTICFMDFCFDHNLPGQVVHEVKLVDVQSGVVFNDRLMFCYVELPKFNKTLAELVTRADQWLFLLKNLGQLTEVPTGFDNDPIFKLLFMIAEWGNLDDPEYRAYMIRKKEQWDLYAIKETAREDGMEEGREEGIKIALAKVARQMKLSEEPIDRIAAYTGLAAAEILGME, via the coding sequence ATGGAACAGGCAAAAAAAGAAATATTCCTGGATCCGCTGACGGATTTCGGGTTTAAGAAGATTTTTGGCGATAGCTCGCACAAAGCGCTCCTGGTGGATCTGCTGAATGCGCTGATACGTCCTGAATCCTTGATCGTAGACATCTTTTTCCGGAATACAGAAGTGCTGGGCGCCTTAAAAACCAACCGTAAGGCGATCTTTGATATCTGCGCCACAGATACCCAAGGCAGTGTATTCATTATAGAGATACAGCGGTTAAAAGAGAAATATTTCCTGGACAGAAGTCTCTTTTATGCTTCCGTATTGATCCGTGAACAGGAGCAGAAGGGGGACTGGAATTTTTCCCTGGTAAAAACACATACCATCTGTTTCATGGACTTCTGCTTTGATCATAACCTGCCTGGGCAGGTAGTACACGAGGTTAAGCTGGTAGATGTGCAGAGTGGTGTTGTTTTCAATGACAGGCTGATGTTCTGTTATGTTGAGCTGCCAAAGTTTAATAAAACGCTGGCTGAACTGGTTACCCGGGCAGATCAATGGCTATTTCTGCTGAAGAATCTGGGCCAGCTGACTGAGGTCCCAACCGGTTTTGATAATGATCCAATATTTAAACTATTATTTATGATAGCAGAATGGGGTAATCTGGATGACCCGGAATACAGGGCTTATATGATCCGCAAGAAAGAGCAATGGGACCTGTATGCAATAAAGGAAACTGCCAGGGAAGACGGAATGGAAGAAGGTAGGGAGGAAGGCATTAAGATCGCACTGGCAAAGGTTGCCCGGCAGATGAAGCTGAGCGAAGAGCCTATTGACAGGATCGCTGCTTACACTGGCCTCGCTGCAGCAGAAATACTGGGAATGGAATAG
- a CDS encoding DUF4974 domain-containing protein, with protein MKEDRLKYLLERVQGNLISPDEQAELDEWFHTWNPGSTGMQHWLAEEGGEEALSARFYTDFRERLQPVTVKKKNRTAWYAAAASVLIALGILFYPKGKPGHLLAGKQTQEQPASPAAIIRPGGDKAVLTLADGSSIILSDSGNALIATQNNAAIQRLESGSITYQAGQETMAEQAPVYNTLTTPRGGKYRLTLADGSIVTLDAASSITYPVFFSGKERKVEITGQAYVEVVHNEAMPFRVSVKGQLIEDIGTAFNINAYPDDPGVKVTLAEGLIVVHNKSQKVSLVPGQQVIVKDEDDRMLVKEVDVEETVAWKNGWFIFRQENLASVMKLAARWYDVEIIFEGAPLHKRFGGTISRYTEISELLENLKQTGGINYRIEGRKVFLTD; from the coding sequence ATGAAAGAAGACCGGTTAAAATACCTTTTAGAGCGTGTTCAGGGGAACCTGATCAGTCCTGATGAGCAGGCTGAACTGGACGAATGGTTCCATACCTGGAACCCAGGCTCAACCGGTATGCAGCATTGGCTGGCGGAAGAAGGTGGGGAAGAAGCGCTATCGGCCAGGTTTTATACTGATTTCAGGGAACGCCTCCAGCCGGTAACCGTGAAAAAGAAGAACAGGACCGCCTGGTATGCCGCTGCCGCTTCTGTACTGATTGCTCTTGGAATCCTGTTTTATCCTAAAGGTAAACCTGGCCATCTGCTGGCCGGGAAACAAACGCAGGAACAGCCTGCTTCGCCGGCAGCCATTATCAGGCCGGGCGGCGATAAAGCCGTACTGACGCTGGCCGATGGTTCGTCCATAATTCTTTCTGATTCCGGTAATGCCTTGATCGCCACCCAAAATAATGCAGCTATCCAACGTCTGGAATCCGGCAGTATTACTTACCAGGCCGGCCAGGAGACGATGGCGGAGCAGGCGCCCGTATATAATACGCTGACTACGCCCAGAGGCGGAAAATACCGGCTTACCCTTGCCGATGGCAGCATTGTAACGCTGGATGCTGCTTCTTCCATTACTTATCCGGTATTTTTTTCCGGTAAGGAAAGGAAGGTGGAGATCACAGGCCAGGCTTATGTAGAAGTGGTACACAATGAAGCCATGCCTTTCCGGGTCAGCGTCAAAGGGCAGCTGATTGAAGATATTGGCACCGCTTTCAACATCAACGCTTATCCGGATGATCCCGGTGTCAAAGTGACACTGGCAGAAGGATTGATAGTCGTTCATAATAAATCTCAAAAAGTGTCATTGGTGCCTGGCCAGCAGGTAATTGTAAAAGATGAGGACGACAGGATGCTGGTCAAAGAAGTAGATGTGGAAGAAACGGTGGCCTGGAAGAACGGCTGGTTTATTTTCCGGCAGGAAAACCTGGCCAGCGTCATGAAACTGGCCGCGCGCTGGTATGATGTGGAAATTATTTTTGAAGGAGCTCCTCTTCATAAACGGTTCGGCGGAACTATCTCAAGATATACCGAGATATCCGAACTACTCGAAAACCTGAAACAAACTGGCGGTATTAACTACCGCATTGAAGGTCGGAAAGTATTCCTGACGGACTGA
- a CDS encoding TonB-dependent receptor → MRLLIVPLVSLLLVSFTVFAQKISLEKKNITLAEALKSIRLQSGYNVLYDEDLISKAQHVSVSLKNATLEEALNQCFSNQPFTYTINKRTILITPRRNTAPPAIRQITGKVMDEKEQPLPGVTVSSKDGNTSTMTQDDGGYVISLPDAEKLLVFTYVGYVPQEIPVSESKVINVTLKLQPTGLQDVVVVGYGQQKKVSLIGAISTVKAEELKQPVANMTSLMAGRIAGIVGVQRSGQPGYDNADIYIRGISTFTNSKPLVLVDGVERDFGNVDPEDIASFSILKDASATAVYGVRGANGVIIIQTKQGKVSKPMINAQYDQGFTQFTKIPEFADGPTYMRIANEAYHNSQPNDPLPMYSEERIQKTASGEDPDLYPNVNWFDALFKQFGQNRRARVNASGGVEKAQYYLSLGYYDETGLYKTDELAAYNSAIKYTRYNFTSNLGLKVTPTTKVDFGAAGWISNGNYPGASAGDIWSAAYLLPPILIPPVYSNGLNAQIRTADVFNPYNRLTQSGYVTEFRSQLWSNIRITQQLDAFLKGLSATAMYSFDNYNNHTISRTKTVDGYMATGRDANGNLIMEKTSIGSNFLGYDRQNGGSRQYYTEAAVNYSNKFGKSNVSGLVLFNASDRQDAFAGSFISSIPFRYVGLAGRGTYAWDGKYMAEANFGYNGSETFTPKKQFGFFPSYGAGWVVSEEKFFEPLSNIFQFFKVRYSYGLVGNSNIGGRRFAYISEVGGGNGGYSYGSNNTNRTINGLDIGEYAVDVTWEKAKKQNLGIEFKTWANALSLTVDIFREDRTGIFRQRGDMPNYLGVRSLPWANLGEIHNRGIDATVDLTKPVGKDWQLNFRGNFTWARAKVIDDANAPWPYPWQQRIGKNFGQRFGYIALGLFESDKDVANSPYQPGINKAGDIKYKDLNGDGKIDTYDQAPIGYGSFPEIVYGFGPTVTYKAFTVAAWFKGISHVNIGLGGDGFQPFSQGGERGNLIKQVTDRWTPDNPNPRPFYPRLTYGNENMNYASSNWWLRDGSFLRLQTVQLNYDFTNKNWLKYVGMSNLSVYFIGYNLWTLSSFDLWDVEMGDGKGAQYPLTKTFNFGIKCSFK, encoded by the coding sequence ATGCGATTATTGATAGTGCCCCTTGTGTCATTACTGCTTGTTAGCTTTACTGTATTTGCGCAAAAGATCAGCCTGGAGAAAAAGAACATTACGCTGGCGGAAGCGCTGAAAAGTATCAGGCTTCAGAGCGGATACAATGTACTGTATGATGAAGACCTGATCAGCAAAGCCCAGCATGTTAGTGTAAGCCTGAAGAACGCCACACTGGAAGAAGCCCTCAATCAATGCTTCTCCAATCAGCCCTTTACTTATACCATTAACAAACGGACCATCCTGATCACTCCCCGCCGTAATACGGCGCCGCCGGCCATCCGGCAGATCACCGGTAAGGTGATGGATGAAAAAGAGCAGCCGCTTCCCGGCGTGACCGTATCCTCCAAAGATGGTAATACCAGTACCATGACCCAGGATGACGGTGGTTATGTGATATCCCTGCCCGATGCAGAAAAGCTCCTGGTGTTTACCTATGTAGGCTATGTGCCGCAGGAAATACCGGTCAGTGAATCCAAAGTGATCAATGTAACCCTGAAGCTTCAGCCTACAGGGTTACAGGACGTTGTAGTGGTTGGTTATGGCCAGCAGAAAAAAGTGAGCCTTATCGGCGCCATCAGCACCGTGAAGGCAGAAGAGCTGAAGCAACCTGTGGCCAATATGACCAGCCTGATGGCAGGACGTATTGCCGGTATTGTTGGCGTTCAACGCAGCGGTCAGCCTGGCTATGATAATGCTGATATCTATATCCGCGGTATTTCCACTTTCACCAATAGCAAACCCCTGGTGCTGGTTGACGGTGTTGAAAGGGATTTCGGTAACGTAGATCCAGAAGATATTGCCAGCTTCAGCATCCTGAAGGACGCCTCTGCAACTGCTGTATACGGCGTACGTGGCGCCAACGGGGTGATCATTATCCAGACAAAACAGGGTAAGGTCAGCAAGCCGATGATCAATGCCCAGTATGATCAGGGTTTTACCCAGTTCACCAAGATACCCGAGTTTGCTGATGGACCTACCTATATGCGGATAGCAAATGAAGCCTATCACAACAGCCAGCCGAACGATCCTTTACCGATGTATTCAGAAGAAAGGATACAGAAGACTGCCAGTGGGGAAGATCCTGATCTTTATCCCAATGTCAACTGGTTTGACGCCCTGTTCAAGCAATTTGGTCAGAACCGCCGCGCACGCGTGAATGCCAGTGGTGGCGTTGAAAAAGCCCAGTATTACCTGTCGCTCGGTTACTATGATGAGACCGGCCTCTACAAAACAGATGAGCTGGCAGCCTATAACTCTGCTATTAAATACACCCGCTATAATTTTACATCTAATCTGGGATTGAAAGTGACGCCCACCACTAAAGTTGATTTTGGTGCGGCCGGCTGGATCAGCAATGGTAACTATCCCGGAGCCTCTGCCGGTGATATCTGGTCTGCTGCCTACCTGCTACCTCCGATCCTTATACCCCCGGTATATTCCAATGGTCTGAACGCCCAGATACGTACAGCGGATGTGTTCAATCCCTATAACCGGCTTACGCAAAGCGGCTACGTAACAGAATTCAGGAGCCAGTTGTGGAGCAATATCCGGATCACCCAGCAGCTGGACGCTTTTCTGAAAGGGTTGTCAGCTACTGCGATGTATTCTTTCGACAATTATAACAATCATACTATCAGCAGGACCAAAACGGTTGATGGCTATATGGCTACGGGTCGGGACGCCAACGGAAACCTGATCATGGAAAAGACTTCGATAGGTTCCAATTTCCTCGGTTATGACCGTCAGAATGGAGGTTCCCGCCAGTATTATACCGAAGCCGCCGTTAACTACTCCAATAAGTTTGGCAAAAGCAATGTGTCTGGCCTGGTCCTGTTCAATGCTTCCGACCGCCAGGATGCCTTTGCCGGCAGCTTTATCAGTTCCATTCCTTTCCGTTACGTAGGCCTTGCCGGTCGCGGTACCTATGCCTGGGACGGCAAGTATATGGCGGAGGCCAACTTCGGTTATAACGGTTCTGAGACCTTTACACCCAAAAAACAGTTTGGCTTCTTTCCGTCCTACGGTGCAGGCTGGGTGGTATCTGAAGAGAAATTCTTTGAGCCCCTTTCCAATATCTTCCAGTTCTTCAAGGTCAGGTATTCCTATGGTCTTGTAGGGAACAGCAATATCGGCGGTCGCCGGTTTGCCTATATCTCAGAAGTAGGTGGCGGTAATGGCGGCTATTCTTATGGCAGCAATAATACCAACCGTACCATTAACGGCCTGGATATCGGTGAATACGCAGTAGATGTTACCTGGGAAAAAGCCAAGAAGCAGAACCTGGGTATTGAATTCAAAACCTGGGCAAATGCGCTGAGCCTTACAGTAGATATCTTCAGGGAAGACCGTACAGGTATTTTCCGTCAGCGTGGCGATATGCCCAATTATTTAGGGGTACGCTCTTTGCCCTGGGCTAACCTGGGTGAGATACATAATCGTGGTATTGACGCTACTGTTGATCTTACCAAACCTGTTGGCAAAGACTGGCAGCTCAATTTCCGTGGCAACTTTACCTGGGCCCGTGCAAAAGTCATTGATGATGCCAATGCACCCTGGCCTTATCCCTGGCAGCAGCGTATCGGCAAAAACTTTGGTCAGCGCTTTGGATACATTGCCCTTGGCCTGTTTGAGTCTGACAAAGACGTGGCCAACAGCCCCTATCAGCCTGGTATCAACAAGGCAGGGGATATCAAATACAAAGACCTGAATGGCGATGGTAAGATAGATACCTATGATCAGGCGCCCATCGGTTACGGCAGCTTTCCTGAGATCGTCTATGGCTTTGGTCCTACCGTAACTTACAAAGCTTTCACCGTGGCAGCCTGGTTCAAAGGCATCAGTCACGTGAATATCGGATTGGGTGGTGATGGCTTCCAGCCATTCAGCCAGGGTGGGGAACGTGGTAACCTCATCAAGCAGGTCACTGACCGCTGGACGCCGGACAATCCCAATCCCCGTCCTTTCTACCCCCGTCTTACCTATGGTAATGAGAACATGAACTATGCCAGCAGCAACTGGTGGTTAAGGGATGGTTCATTCCTGAGGCTCCAGACGGTTCAGCTGAACTACGACTTTACCAACAAAAACTGGCTGAAATACGTAGGCATGAGCAACCTGAGCGTGTACTTTATTGGGTACAATCTCTGGACACTCAGCTCCTTTGATCTCTGGGACGTAGAAATGGGAGATGGTAAAGGCGCACAGTATCCCCTTACTAAAACATTCAATTTCGGTATCAAATGCTCTTTCAAATAA
- a CDS encoding RNA polymerase sigma-70 factor, with protein MLSLWQQGDENAFELLYTRYVTEMVSIAMQKTNDREIAKEIVQTVFVSFYNYRDSLQEIGSLRAYLYTMVKNKILDHFRSRQVQEQFKLQVSHSPAHINTNDVDTYIDTRELEKKLHEEVLRLPPQCRTVFRLRREEELSNREIAIRMNISENTVEQHMRKALRSLRNALHVAHRSFFSFLIF; from the coding sequence CTGCTCTCGCTCTGGCAGCAAGGAGATGAAAACGCGTTTGAACTATTATATACCCGCTATGTAACCGAAATGGTTTCTATTGCCATGCAAAAGACCAACGACCGGGAAATAGCCAAAGAGATCGTTCAAACGGTGTTTGTATCTTTCTATAACTACAGGGACTCATTGCAGGAGATCGGTTCGTTGCGGGCTTATCTGTATACCATGGTAAAAAATAAGATCCTCGACCACTTTCGTTCCCGGCAGGTACAGGAACAATTCAAACTGCAGGTCAGCCATTCCCCGGCACACATTAATACCAATGACGTTGATACGTACATTGATACCAGGGAACTGGAAAAGAAACTGCACGAAGAGGTCCTCAGACTACCACCACAATGTCGCACTGTATTCAGGCTCCGCCGGGAAGAAGAGCTATCTAACAGGGAGATAGCGATCCGCATGAATATTTCTGAAAATACGGTTGAACAACATATGCGTAAAGCGCTCAGATCACTGCGCAACGCGTTGCATGTAGCCCACCGAAGCTTTTTTTCTTTCCTGATCTTTTAA